One Burkholderia sp. 9120 DNA window includes the following coding sequences:
- a CDS encoding tetratricopeptide repeat protein, with protein sequence MKKFLAGAFASLLFVSAAAFAVPTVQQIESAMSQGNWQQADAGLSEVLQAHPNNARARYLYSQVLDREGRYADALAQVQQAKTLDPQIRFTDPTRFAQTEARIRKDAERAGGNSGNTTAPNPFAQQNTPAVQQQSAMVSQAPQRHGPGMGMWIGIILLIGAIALVLRWTLRRARSQDDTRADDDRRVQLKRATEMLNAVRSLKLDVKLSTVQGHEALEKEVEATEDQLRGLVETLSSSKNPVPPYQLDELEQRIGSLRARADGRPDPYAAPAAATQQSPYAQEADRFGNPPQAPYPQQGPYQQQPQVIVQQGGGGFGGGMGGLLTGVLLGEALNSGRERVVERDVIVDDETRRRGNDGGNGGGLDFGQGSNDWNDNSGGGVDMGSNDDSGGWNDT encoded by the coding sequence ATGAAAAAATTTCTCGCAGGCGCCTTCGCTTCCTTGCTGTTCGTCTCGGCCGCAGCCTTCGCGGTGCCGACGGTTCAGCAGATCGAATCCGCCATGTCGCAGGGCAACTGGCAGCAGGCCGACGCCGGCCTGAGCGAAGTGCTGCAGGCGCATCCGAACAATGCCCGCGCGCGCTATCTGTACAGCCAGGTGCTGGATCGCGAAGGCCGTTATGCCGACGCGCTCGCCCAGGTGCAACAGGCCAAAACGCTCGACCCGCAAATCCGCTTCACCGACCCGACCCGTTTCGCGCAGACCGAAGCGCGCATCCGTAAAGACGCGGAACGTGCGGGCGGCAACTCGGGCAACACGACCGCACCGAATCCGTTCGCGCAACAGAACACGCCGGCCGTGCAGCAGCAGTCGGCGATGGTGTCGCAAGCGCCGCAACGGCATGGTCCGGGCATGGGCATGTGGATCGGCATCATTCTGCTGATCGGCGCGATCGCGCTGGTGTTGCGCTGGACGCTGCGTCGCGCGCGCTCGCAGGACGATACGCGCGCCGACGACGATCGTCGCGTGCAGTTGAAGCGCGCGACCGAGATGCTCAACGCCGTGCGTTCGCTCAAGCTCGACGTGAAACTCTCCACCGTGCAAGGTCACGAGGCGCTGGAGAAAGAAGTCGAAGCGACCGAAGACCAGCTGCGCGGCCTCGTCGAAACGCTGTCGAGCAGCAAGAACCCGGTGCCGCCGTATCAGCTCGACGAACTCGAACAACGCATCGGCAGCCTGCGCGCACGCGCCGACGGCCGGCCCGATCCGTATGCGGCGCCGGCGGCCGCCACGCAACAATCGCCGTATGCGCAGGAAGCCGACCGCTTCGGCAATCCGCCGCAAGCGCCCTATCCGCAGCAAGGCCCGTATCAACAGCAGCCGCAGGTCATCGTGCAGCAAGGCGGCGGCGGCTTCGGCGGTGGCATGGGCGGTCTGCTGACCGGCGTGCTGCTCGGCGAAGCGCTGAACTCCGGGCGTGAGCGGGTGGTCGAGCGCGACGTGATCGTCGACGACGAAACACGCCGCCGCGGCAACGACGGCGGCAACGGCGGCGGCCTCGACTTCGGTCAGGGCTCGAACGACTGGAACGATAACAGCGGCGGTGGCGTCGATATGGGCAGCAACGACGACTCCGGCGGCTGGAACGATACCTGA
- a CDS encoding lipid A biosynthesis lauroyl acyltransferase, with the protein MKSRILIFLMTGLLRAFAFLPYGAVARIGTGIGALLYRIPSARRRVVHTNLKLCFPDMSDEARERLARAHFCHVIRSYVERGPQWFGNAQALARLVEVESAIDLSDMQSQPTIFVGFHFVGIEAGCMMYSTRHPVASLYTPMSNLLLDAMARRQRGRFGTEMIPRSDSVRRALRVLREGKPVMLAADMDFGLRDSVFVPFFGVPACTLTSVSRMARAGNARVVPFVTEVLPDYRGYKLTIFEPLSNFPSDDVSVDARRITEFLETQVRRIPDQYYWVHKRFKNRPAGEAGVY; encoded by the coding sequence GTGAAAAGTCGAATCCTCATCTTTCTGATGACAGGTCTGTTGCGCGCGTTTGCATTCCTGCCGTATGGCGCCGTCGCGCGGATCGGCACCGGTATCGGCGCCTTGCTGTACCGCATTCCGAGCGCCCGCCGGCGCGTCGTTCACACCAATCTGAAGCTGTGTTTTCCTGACATGAGCGACGAGGCGCGCGAACGGCTCGCGCGCGCGCATTTCTGTCACGTGATTCGCAGTTATGTGGAGCGCGGGCCGCAATGGTTCGGTAACGCGCAGGCGCTCGCGCGCCTCGTGGAAGTGGAGAGCGCGATCGATCTGTCCGACATGCAATCGCAGCCGACGATTTTCGTCGGCTTCCATTTCGTCGGCATCGAGGCGGGCTGCATGATGTATTCGACGCGGCATCCGGTGGCGTCGCTTTACACGCCGATGTCGAACCTGCTGCTCGATGCGATGGCGCGGCGTCAGCGGGGCCGTTTCGGCACGGAGATGATTCCGCGCAGCGACAGCGTGCGGCGCGCGTTGCGCGTGCTGCGCGAGGGCAAGCCGGTGATGCTGGCGGCGGATATGGACTTCGGTTTGCGCGACTCGGTGTTCGTGCCGTTCTTCGGCGTGCCGGCTTGCACGCTGACTTCCGTATCGCGCATGGCGCGCGCGGGCAATGCGCGCGTCGTGCCGTTCGTGACGGAAGTGCTGCCGGATTATCGCGGGTACAAGCTGACGATTTTCGAACCGCTAAGTAACTTTCCGTCGGACGACGTGTCCGTCGACGCGCGCAGGATTACCGAGTTTCTCGAGACGCAGGTGCGGCGGATTCCTGATCAATATTATTGGGTGCATAAGCGGTTCAAGAACCGGCCGGCGGGAGAGGCGGGGGTTTATTGA
- a CDS encoding DUF6531 domain-containing protein, protein MKNYSMTEWPVGIVVRLLAAFMLLTVAFGANAVDCLTLYAQSGATPGSKTCRLDVVGNTPGGMGNYACINDLALIDQWCSAPAEPDESCPVADPVYPANGKVSLVESDFRSGDAVPLTFTRSYLSSPFLKSATAMGPVWLNNWQRQLNVAGATGSSPKIVAYRANGQPLTFQSIGGQWSTAAFSGLALAQAGAGWVLKDLTTDTEEFYSAQGVLLSEATHSGFTRTLTYDGAGRLTAIEQRTAGAATRYALLTIRLEYDTQGRLYRMTDPSGGLTQYGYDANGNLVTATWPDGYMRRYVYDDPRFRNALTGVIDETGVRIATWVYEAMGRAVSATHPDVTRNVQFGYGNGSTTITGADMSGTIRFASIAGMLRLTGGSTAEGSENRTLDAHGNLLQKAAPDGTATYSYDTAGRPARAAVNSASGSVITSVRYADTTTLHPSLVATPGKMRAFVYDVNGNVTGYSEYDTSDSTGANGFVQPQRAASSPLAPSMTSTIA, encoded by the coding sequence GTGAAAAACTACAGCATGACTGAGTGGCCGGTCGGCATAGTGGTTCGCCTGCTTGCCGCATTCATGTTGCTAACGGTGGCCTTCGGCGCGAATGCCGTCGACTGTCTCACGCTTTACGCGCAGTCCGGTGCAACGCCGGGATCGAAGACGTGTCGCCTCGATGTGGTGGGCAATACGCCCGGCGGGATGGGCAACTATGCGTGTATTAACGACCTTGCCCTGATCGATCAGTGGTGTTCCGCGCCGGCTGAGCCGGATGAGTCATGCCCGGTCGCCGATCCTGTCTATCCAGCCAATGGCAAAGTGAGTCTGGTAGAAAGCGACTTCCGCAGTGGCGATGCGGTGCCCCTGACGTTTACGCGCAGCTACCTGTCGTCCCCGTTTTTGAAGTCGGCGACTGCCATGGGGCCGGTATGGCTGAACAACTGGCAACGGCAGTTGAACGTCGCTGGCGCGACCGGAAGCTCACCGAAGATCGTCGCCTACCGGGCAAATGGTCAACCTCTCACGTTTCAGTCAATCGGCGGTCAGTGGAGCACGGCGGCTTTCAGCGGGCTAGCGTTAGCTCAGGCCGGAGCGGGCTGGGTACTGAAGGATCTGACCACTGACACCGAGGAATTTTATTCGGCTCAAGGCGTCCTGCTGTCCGAGGCGACGCATTCGGGCTTCACCCGTACGCTCACTTACGACGGAGCGGGGCGGCTCACCGCGATTGAGCAACGAACTGCGGGTGCTGCAACCCGGTATGCATTGCTGACGATCCGGCTCGAGTACGACACGCAGGGTCGTCTCTATCGCATGACCGATCCGTCCGGTGGCCTCACGCAGTACGGGTACGACGCGAATGGCAACCTGGTCACCGCGACATGGCCTGATGGGTACATGCGTCGCTACGTGTACGACGATCCGCGATTCAGGAATGCGCTGACAGGCGTCATTGACGAAACCGGCGTGCGCATCGCGACATGGGTGTATGAGGCGATGGGACGGGCTGTTTCGGCGACGCATCCCGATGTCACGCGGAACGTCCAGTTTGGGTATGGCAATGGTTCAACGACGATCACCGGGGCAGACATGTCCGGCACGATCAGGTTTGCGTCGATCGCTGGTATGCTGCGGCTCACCGGTGGTAGCACTGCAGAGGGCAGCGAAAACCGGACGCTGGATGCGCACGGCAACCTGCTGCAGAAGGCGGCGCCGGACGGAACCGCCACTTATTCTTACGACACGGCGGGCCGACCAGCCCGTGCGGCCGTCAACAGCGCAAGCGGCTCGGTGATCACGTCGGTGCGATATGCCGACACCACGACGCTACATCCATCACTAGTCGCAACGCCCGGAAAAATGCGCGCGTTTGTGTACGACGTGAACGGTAACGTCACGGGATACAGTGAGTACGACACGTCCGACTCGACCGGCGCGAACGGTTTTGTGCAACCGCAACGGGCAGCAAGCTCACCGTTGGCGCCGTCTATGACGTCAACAATCGCCTGA
- a CDS encoding penicillin-binding protein 1A gives MPIIKRPHSSNSPAGEDRDSYQRTPGRNAASREAEGDTRGRRSIGLTLVIWFASLMGTLAVVGALIVGYALVVMGPQLPSLDALTDYRPKVPLRVYTADHVLIGEFGDERRSIVRFQDIPDQMKKAVLAIEDYRFYEHGGVDFLGILRAGFADLAHGGASQGASTITMQVARNFFLSSEKTYTRKIYEMLLAYKIERALTKDQILELYMNQIYLGERAYGFASAARVYFGKDLKDITLAESAMLAGLPKAPSAYNPVVNPKRAKIRQEYILRRMFELKYITQDQYDQAVKEEIHTKNPGNEYSVHAEYIAEMVRQMMYAQYKDETYTRGLNVTTTIDSADQDAAYQAVRKGVMDYERRHGYRGPEGFVQLPAPGDDRDQAIDDALTDHPDNGEIIAAVVTDANPKLVKAQLVDGTQVAISGDGLRFVAGGLSARATAATKIKPGSIVRLIADDKGNWQITQLPQVEGALVSLTPQDGAIRALVGGFDFNKNKFNHVTQAWRQPGSSFKPFIYSAALDKGLGPATIINDAPLYFPSSTPGGDAWEPKDDDQPDGPMPMRLALQKSKNLVSIRILSFIGTKYAQDFVTQRFGFDADKTPPYLPMALGAGLVTPLQSAGAYSVFANGGYRINPYLIAEVTDARGQPLSKAQPLTAGRDAPRTLEPRNAYIMNSLLHSVATAGTGAGTNVLHRSDLQGKTGTTNDAKDGWFAGYQQSLVAVAWMGYDQPKSLGSREFGAQLALPIWVEYMQRALRGVPQAEPAQPDGVTSVDGELFYTDMTPGNGFVASIGLDSANPTAGASDAVGGVGPAGMTPPAVPPPNVSSNEKKQILDLFESNKP, from the coding sequence ATGCCAATCATCAAACGACCGCATTCTTCCAATTCTCCGGCTGGCGAAGACCGGGACTCCTACCAACGCACTCCAGGACGCAATGCGGCTTCGCGCGAGGCCGAGGGCGACACGCGCGGCCGCCGTTCGATCGGCTTGACCCTCGTGATCTGGTTCGCCAGCCTGATGGGCACGCTCGCGGTGGTGGGCGCGCTGATTGTCGGCTATGCGCTGGTGGTGATGGGGCCGCAGTTGCCGTCGCTCGACGCGTTGACCGACTATCGTCCGAAAGTGCCGCTGCGGGTCTACACGGCCGACCACGTGCTGATCGGCGAATTCGGCGACGAGCGGCGCAGCATCGTGCGCTTCCAGGACATTCCCGACCAGATGAAGAAAGCGGTGCTCGCGATCGAAGACTATCGCTTCTACGAGCACGGCGGCGTCGACTTCCTGGGCATTCTGCGCGCCGGCTTTGCCGACCTCGCGCACGGCGGCGCCTCGCAGGGAGCTAGCACGATCACCATGCAGGTGGCGCGCAACTTCTTCCTGTCGAGCGAAAAGACCTACACCCGCAAGATCTACGAAATGCTGCTCGCGTACAAGATCGAGCGCGCGCTGACCAAAGATCAGATTCTCGAGTTGTACATGAACCAGATTTATCTGGGCGAGCGCGCTTACGGCTTCGCGTCGGCGGCGCGCGTGTATTTCGGCAAGGATCTGAAGGACATCACGCTGGCCGAGTCCGCGATGCTGGCCGGCCTGCCGAAAGCGCCGTCCGCGTATAACCCGGTGGTCAATCCGAAGCGCGCGAAGATCCGTCAGGAGTACATTCTGCGGCGCATGTTCGAGCTGAAATACATCACCCAGGACCAGTACGACCAGGCGGTGAAGGAAGAGATTCACACCAAGAATCCGGGCAACGAATACAGCGTGCACGCCGAGTACATCGCCGAAATGGTGCGGCAGATGATGTACGCGCAGTACAAGGACGAAACCTATACGCGCGGTCTGAACGTCACGACCACGATCGATTCGGCGGATCAGGACGCCGCGTATCAGGCGGTGCGTAAAGGCGTGATGGACTACGAGCGCCGGCACGGCTATCGCGGGCCGGAAGGCTTCGTGCAATTGCCCGCACCGGGCGACGACCGCGATCAGGCGATCGACGACGCGCTCACCGATCACCCCGACAACGGCGAGATCATCGCCGCCGTGGTGACCGACGCGAATCCTAAGCTGGTGAAAGCGCAACTGGTGGACGGCACGCAGGTGGCGATCAGCGGCGACGGGCTGCGCTTCGTCGCGGGCGGGTTGAGCGCGCGCGCCACGGCGGCCACGAAGATCAAGCCGGGCTCGATCGTGCGTCTCATCGCCGACGATAAAGGCAACTGGCAGATCACGCAGTTGCCGCAGGTGGAAGGCGCGCTGGTGTCGCTCACGCCGCAGGACGGCGCGATCCGCGCGCTGGTGGGCGGCTTCGACTTCAACAAGAACAAGTTCAATCACGTCACCCAGGCGTGGCGTCAGCCGGGTTCGAGCTTCAAGCCGTTCATCTATTCGGCGGCGCTGGATAAAGGCCTCGGACCGGCTACGATCATCAACGACGCGCCGCTGTACTTCCCGTCGAGCACGCCGGGCGGCGACGCGTGGGAGCCGAAGGACGACGACCAGCCGGACGGTCCGATGCCGATGCGTCTCGCGCTGCAGAAGTCGAAGAACCTGGTGTCGATCCGCATTCTGTCGTTCATCGGCACCAAGTACGCGCAGGACTTCGTCACGCAGCGTTTCGGTTTCGACGCCGACAAGACCCCGCCGTATCTGCCGATGGCGCTCGGCGCCGGCCTCGTCACGCCGTTGCAGTCGGCGGGGGCGTACTCGGTGTTCGCGAACGGCGGTTATCGGATCAATCCGTATCTGATCGCCGAGGTGACGGACGCACGCGGCCAGCCGCTCTCCAAAGCGCAGCCGCTGACGGCCGGCCGCGACGCGCCGCGCACGCTCGAACCGCGTAACGCCTACATCATGAACAGCCTGCTGCATTCGGTGGCGACGGCCGGTACGGGCGCGGGCACCAACGTGCTGCATCGCTCGGACCTGCAGGGCAAGACGGGTACGACCAACGACGCGAAAGACGGCTGGTTCGCGGGCTATCAGCAGTCGCTGGTGGCGGTGGCGTGGATGGGTTACGACCAGCCGAAGAGCCTCGGCAGCCGTGAATTCGGCGCGCAGCTCGCGTTGCCGATCTGGGTCGAGTACATGCAGCGCGCGCTGCGTGGCGTGCCGCAAGCCGAACCCGCGCAGCCTGACGGCGTGACCTCGGTCGACGGTGAGTTGTTCTATACCGACATGACGCCGGGCAACGGTTTCGTCGCCAGCATCGGTCTGGATTCGGCGAATCCGACTGCGGGCGCGAGCGACGCCGTGGGCGGCGTCGGACCGGCGGGCATGACGCCGCCGGCGGTGCCGCCGCCGAACGTGTCGTCGAACGAGAAGAAGCAGATTCTCGATCTGTTCGAATCGAACAAGCCTTGA
- a CDS encoding PspA/IM30 family protein → MSLFDSISRTLKGLLNDAADSVQDPSRDSRQIVRELDESIAKAENSLIEIQAQVATQQSKRDVAADKAKKYEDGAKRALQSGDEALAREALGAQATAEAERDALAKELTTLEPSVAQLKSQIDDMRSRRNDLNARSNILQAKQQIAQAKDVAATALGGIGGKNLSQDFQKLEDKVALSNARSDARLNSADATSGKALDDKLADLNRGPSVEDRLEALKKQINTPAQ, encoded by the coding sequence ATGTCGCTATTCGACAGCATTTCGCGCACGCTTAAAGGTCTCCTTAACGACGCAGCCGATTCCGTGCAAGACCCGTCGCGCGACTCGCGCCAGATCGTGCGCGAACTCGACGAGAGCATCGCCAAAGCCGAGAACTCGCTGATCGAGATTCAGGCGCAAGTGGCCACGCAGCAAAGCAAGCGCGATGTTGCCGCGGACAAGGCGAAGAAGTACGAAGACGGCGCGAAGCGCGCGCTGCAATCCGGCGACGAAGCCCTCGCGCGCGAAGCCCTCGGCGCACAAGCCACGGCCGAAGCCGAACGCGACGCGCTGGCGAAAGAACTGACCACGCTCGAACCGTCGGTCGCGCAGTTGAAGAGCCAGATCGACGACATGCGCAGCCGTCGTAACGACCTGAACGCACGCTCGAACATTCTGCAAGCCAAGCAGCAGATCGCGCAGGCGAAAGACGTCGCGGCTACCGCATTGGGTGGCATCGGCGGCAAGAACCTGTCGCAGGATTTCCAGAAGCTGGAAGACAAGGTCGCGCTGTCGAATGCCCGTTCCGACGCGCGTCTGAATTCCGCCGACGCAACGAGCGGCAAGGCACTCGACGACAAGCTCGCGGATCTGAACCGCGGCCCGTCCGTCGAAGATCGTCTCGAAGCATTGAAGAAGCAGATCAATACGCCGGCTCAGTAA
- a CDS encoding NAD(P)/FAD-dependent oxidoreductase, with amino-acid sequence MTPASSTPSAAPRIAIVGSGFAGIGMAIRLLQMGITSFTVYEAAADIGGTWRDNTYPGAACDVPSHLYSFSFEPNPAWSRAFGGQAEILDYLKHCARKYGVDRYVRCNAPVAAARFDATRQVWHVEIDAHGARETIEADVVIAASGPLSRPAMPRIAGLEQFEGKLFHSARWDHAYPLEGKRVAVIGTGASAIQFVPRIQPRVAQLELFQRTAPWIMPKPDKPVGPRAHWLFRHLPFTQRFVRSAIYWQLESRAIAFVVNPKLMKMPMKFGLSYLERRVPDPTLRAKLTPNYRLGCKRVLLSSDYYPALGKPNVDVVTTGIREVVADGIVTEDGVLHRADAIICGTGFQVNDVGAPFDVTGLDGADLGAMWLRDGPEAYLGVSVADFPNFFMIVGPNTGLGHNSMIYMIESQVQYIADCLRELRRRKARTMNLRSDVQRDFNARLQKEMQHSVWVSGCHSWYQTKSGKVTALWPGFTFSFRKRTRRVRPGEYRFAR; translated from the coding sequence GTGACGCCCGCCTCTTCCACTCCCTCCGCCGCGCCGCGCATTGCTATCGTCGGCAGCGGCTTTGCCGGCATCGGCATGGCGATCCGTCTGCTGCAAATGGGGATTACGTCGTTCACCGTGTACGAAGCGGCCGCCGACATAGGCGGTACGTGGCGTGACAACACCTATCCCGGCGCGGCGTGCGATGTGCCGTCGCATCTCTATTCGTTTTCGTTCGAGCCGAACCCGGCCTGGTCGCGCGCGTTCGGCGGCCAGGCGGAAATTCTCGACTATCTGAAGCATTGCGCGCGCAAGTACGGCGTGGATCGCTACGTGCGTTGCAACGCGCCCGTGGCCGCCGCCCGCTTCGATGCAACGCGCCAGGTGTGGCACGTCGAGATCGACGCGCACGGCGCGCGTGAAACCATCGAAGCGGATGTGGTGATCGCCGCGAGCGGCCCGCTTTCGCGTCCGGCGATGCCGCGGATCGCCGGGCTCGAGCAGTTCGAAGGCAAGCTGTTTCATTCGGCGCGCTGGGACCACGCGTATCCGCTCGAAGGCAAACGCGTCGCCGTGATCGGCACCGGCGCGAGCGCGATCCAGTTCGTGCCGCGAATCCAGCCGCGCGTTGCGCAACTCGAACTCTTCCAGCGCACCGCGCCGTGGATCATGCCGAAACCGGACAAGCCGGTCGGCCCGCGCGCGCACTGGCTGTTCCGGCATCTGCCGTTCACGCAGCGATTCGTGCGCAGCGCGATTTACTGGCAACTCGAATCGCGCGCCATTGCGTTCGTGGTCAATCCGAAGCTGATGAAAATGCCGATGAAGTTCGGCCTCAGCTATCTCGAACGACGCGTGCCGGACCCGACGCTGCGCGCCAAACTCACGCCGAACTACCGGCTCGGCTGCAAGCGCGTGCTGCTGTCGAGCGATTACTACCCGGCGCTCGGCAAACCGAATGTCGACGTGGTCACGACCGGCATCCGCGAAGTCGTCGCCGACGGCATCGTGACCGAAGATGGTGTGCTGCATCGTGCCGACGCGATCATCTGCGGCACGGGTTTCCAGGTCAACGACGTCGGCGCGCCGTTCGACGTGACCGGTCTCGATGGCGCGGATCTCGGCGCGATGTGGCTGCGCGACGGTCCGGAAGCGTACCTCGGCGTGAGCGTCGCGGACTTCCCGAACTTCTTCATGATCGTCGGCCCGAACACCGGGCTCGGTCATAACTCGATGATCTACATGATCGAGTCGCAAGTGCAATACATCGCCGATTGTCTGCGCGAACTGCGCCGGCGCAAAGCACGCACGATGAATCTACGGTCCGACGTGCAACGCGATTTCAATGCGCGCTTGCAGAAGGAGATGCAGCACTCGGTGTGGGTCAGCGGCTGTCATAGCTGGTATCAGACGAAAAGCGGCAAGGTGACCGCGCTGTGGCCGGGGTTCACGTTCAGCTTCCGCAAGCGTACCCGGCGCGTGCGGCCGGGCGAATATCGCTTCGCGCGGTGA
- a CDS encoding TetR family transcriptional regulator, producing MNPVPEAANAADPDLAAAQELPAGKRKLIEAALRLTAGGRSFASLGLRELAREAGLNPNTFYRHFDTLDDLAREAVESVSRRLRPMLRRERWLAAHDEPHSVPRRACVAFFEFALENREAFLSALAEYHGTSPALREAVRANLHEVSAEMADDVVQLELMPTLGRDTVDEVCTQIVLQLFHLSAEYIGADAARRDALVAYAERFIVRLFAGSMLLAQHESGRASALASVRV from the coding sequence ATGAACCCCGTCCCCGAAGCGGCGAACGCCGCCGACCCCGATCTCGCGGCCGCGCAGGAATTGCCGGCCGGCAAGCGCAAGCTGATTGAAGCCGCATTGCGGCTCACCGCGGGCGGCCGCAGCTTCGCGAGCCTGGGTTTGCGCGAACTGGCGCGCGAGGCGGGGCTGAATCCGAACACGTTCTACCGTCATTTCGACACGCTCGACGACCTCGCGCGCGAGGCGGTCGAATCGGTGAGCCGACGCTTGCGGCCGATGCTGCGGCGCGAGCGCTGGCTCGCCGCGCACGACGAGCCGCATAGCGTGCCGCGTCGCGCGTGCGTGGCGTTCTTCGAATTCGCACTGGAGAACCGCGAGGCCTTTCTGAGCGCGCTGGCCGAGTATCACGGCACGTCGCCGGCGTTGCGCGAGGCGGTGCGCGCGAACCTCCACGAGGTATCGGCGGAAATGGCCGACGACGTCGTGCAACTGGAACTGATGCCCACGCTCGGGCGCGACACCGTCGACGAAGTCTGCACGCAGATCGTGCTGCAACTGTTTCATCTGTCGGCGGAATATATCGGCGCGGATGCGGCGCGTCGCGATGCGCTGGTTGCGTACGCGGAGCGTTTCATCGTCAGGCTGTTTGCTGGGTCGATGTTGCTTGCGCAGCATGAATCAGGCAGGGCTTCGGCTTTAGCTTCAGTGCGCGTGTGA
- a CDS encoding efflux transporter outer membrane subunit, which translates to MATIPLSRYPRIVTLVGATFALAACSFGPNGEPPAMPQPAHYGAAAQPTQTVAAQGVTQQFVVGAKPVPDWWKQYQSDALNALVDEGLRNSPTLAATDKSLAAAREQLRAQVGSSMLPTIDAGGQATRNRALTIPGFGPGTMLYNVFVGQLEAHYTIDLFGASRLADAALASRVNVQAYQFDAARRALAANIVTAAITSAALRAQIDTTERLVTLANDQARDTQRRYVLGAVSHADQLSAQQSAASLSASLPGLQQQWLTTRHALAVLLGRTPDAAPDDLVLAQLQLPQQVPVVVPSELLRARPDIQAADAALKAAAADVGVATAQMFPSLSLSASMGQGGFSWPVALSGAGAIWSLGASLSQPLFHGGALFAQRRAAVDTYDATVSQYKQTVLAAFQNVADSLAALEHDAQALDSANVAARSAQGIFEETSGRYRLGALPIASTRSSEQQFRNAQLDEIRYTSARLTDTAALFQAMGNPPVEAAGGAATSANAPAAALVPASSVTVVN; encoded by the coding sequence ATGGCTACGATCCCCCTCTCCCGCTATCCGCGCATCGTCACGCTGGTCGGCGCTACGTTCGCGCTTGCCGCCTGTTCGTTCGGACCCAACGGCGAGCCGCCCGCGATGCCGCAGCCGGCTCACTACGGCGCCGCCGCACAGCCGACCCAGACCGTGGCCGCGCAAGGCGTCACACAGCAATTCGTGGTCGGCGCGAAGCCGGTGCCCGACTGGTGGAAGCAGTATCAGTCGGACGCGTTGAATGCGCTCGTCGACGAAGGCTTGCGCAACAGCCCGACGCTCGCCGCCACCGACAAGAGCCTGGCCGCCGCGCGCGAGCAGTTGCGCGCGCAGGTCGGCAGTTCGATGCTGCCGACCATCGACGCCGGTGGTCAGGCGACCCGCAATCGTGCGTTGACGATTCCCGGCTTCGGGCCCGGCACGATGCTGTACAACGTCTTCGTCGGGCAACTGGAGGCGCACTACACGATCGACCTGTTCGGCGCCTCGCGGCTCGCCGACGCGGCGCTTGCGTCGCGCGTGAATGTGCAGGCGTATCAGTTCGACGCGGCGCGGCGCGCGCTGGCTGCCAACATCGTGACGGCGGCCATCACGAGCGCCGCGCTGCGTGCGCAGATCGATACAACCGAAAGGCTCGTGACGCTCGCCAACGACCAGGCGCGCGACACGCAGCGGCGCTATGTGCTCGGTGCGGTTTCGCATGCCGATCAGTTGAGCGCGCAACAAAGCGCGGCGAGTCTGTCGGCGAGCTTGCCGGGTCTGCAGCAGCAGTGGTTGACCACGCGTCATGCGCTGGCCGTGCTGCTCGGCCGTACGCCGGACGCCGCGCCCGACGATCTCGTGCTCGCGCAGTTGCAGTTGCCCCAGCAGGTGCCGGTGGTGGTGCCTTCTGAGTTGCTGCGCGCGCGGCCCGATATTCAGGCCGCCGACGCCGCGTTGAAGGCCGCCGCGGCCGATGTCGGCGTCGCGACGGCGCAGATGTTCCCTAGCCTGTCGCTGAGCGCGTCGATGGGACAAGGCGGGTTTAGCTGGCCGGTGGCGCTGTCGGGCGCGGGCGCGATCTGGAGTCTGGGGGCTTCGTTGTCGCAGCCGCTGTTCCACGGCGGCGCGCTGTTCGCGCAGCGCCGCGCGGCGGTGGATACCTACGACGCGACCGTCTCGCAGTACAAGCAGACCGTGTTGGCCGCGTTCCAGAATGTCGCCGATTCGCTCGCCGCGCTCGAGCACGACGCGCAGGCGCTCGACTCAGCGAACGTCGCCGCGCGCTCGGCGCAGGGGATTTTCGAGGAGACGTCCGGACGGTATCGGCTAGGCGCGTTGCCGATCGCGTCGACGCGATCCAGCGAGCAGCAGTTCCGCAATGCGCAGCTCGATGAGATTCGCTATACGAGCGCAAGGTTGACGGATACGGCGGCGTTGTTTCAGGCGATGGGGAATCCGCCAGTTGAGGCGGCGGGTGGCGCTGCGACTTCTGCCAATGCGCCTGCGGCGGCGCTGGTTCCGGCGTCGAGCGTGACGGTGGTCAACTGA